A window of Desulfobulbus oralis genomic DNA:
CGAGGAGCTCGGTTGGAAGATAGCAGGCACTGTGCATAGCTGTAAAAAAGGCCTGCCTATTGTTTTGATGGCCGAAAAAAAATTCGCCGAGCAGAATCCCGAAACTGTGGCTGCCTTTCTCTCCGTGTACTTGAGAGCGGTCAATATGCTGAAGACCGAGCCACTAGAAAGCCTTGTGCCCGAATACAAGCGCTTTTTCCTGGAATTCACGGGCAAGGAGTACAGTGACGATCTGGCGTTGAAGGACCTCCAGACCCATCCCGTTTTCAACCTGGAAGAGCAAAAGGCTCTGTTTGACGACTCCAAAGGACAAAGCACCGCTCAGCGATGGCAGGGTGAACTCGCCAAATTTTTTACCGGCGTGGGTAAACTCACCCAAGAAGAATGCGACAAGGTCGGCGACGGTAAGTATGCTAACGGCAAGTATCTGAATCTCATCAAGGAGATCAAGCCTTACAAGTAAAACGACCTGGATACACAGTTCCCGTCCGGTCTTTCGGGCGGGGATTTTACTTTTCCGGGACCGGCCCATGGCGCAGACGCACTTGTCCGGTGCGGTAGATTCTCGTTGCAAATGCACCACTCGGTCAGGGTGAGAAAAGCCTAAAAGGACAGGGCGGGATTCTGGTAGAGTTGGAAGTATCGACACCCAACCAGCCAGAAGGAGCCCGCCATGTCCCATAGCCATCTGACCCTGGAAGAACGGGTTGTTATCGAATTATTTGTGCACATGGGCTTGAGCTGCCGAAAAATCGCCACGTATCTTGGCCGAAGCCATACAAGCGTTTGCCGGGAGCTGCGCCGCAACAGTTTTCCAAAAGTGGCTACCCCAACCAGACAGCAGAGCGCCGCACCCAGAAAAGACGTACAATGCCGTGGCTATGGCCGGAAGCCACAACGGGCATGCCAAAAACAGAAAGGCCGCCCCCATCCAATGACGGAGTCGGCCTTTGATGCATTCCGCCGCGGCCCTGTCAGCTGGCGACGCAGGAGCGAACCGTCTGGGGTTTTGTAGCGCCAGCGCTCTGGGCTTTGGGATCAACTGTACGAATGGTCGTCACCTTATTCTGGGTGAAAAATTCAAGGCCATTTTTGCCCTGTACCTTATTGGTCCCAAGGAGGGAGCCCTTGATACCGCCAAAGGGCACATAGGGATGGGGTGCACAAATACCGACGTTCACTCCCACCATGCCGACATCAGCCATACGGCTGAATTTTTCGGCATAAAACTGGCTTTGCGTGAAAATGCAAGCACCGTTGCCAAATTCTGACTTACGGATCAGATCCAGCGCATCGTCCATGTTGGCAATCTTGATGACCGCAACCAGTGGGCCAAACACTTCGGTCGTAAAGATTGGGTTGCAAGGGGTGATGTCCCGAATGATGGTGGGACCGACAAAATAGCCATTTTTGTTTTTTTCAGGCAATTCGGGATGACGGCCGTCCAAGGCCAGCTTGCACCCATGCCCATACTTCAGGGCAATGTCAACGTAGTTGATGACGCTGTCGGCTGCCTTGCGGGAAATCAGGGGGCCCATATACACGTCGGGATCCAGCGCGTCGCCAACCCTGACAGTCTTGGATGCTGCAATCATACGTTCCAGAACCTGTTCGTAAATTTCGGGTACAATGGCAACGATCGAACCGGCAAGGCAGCGTTGACCTGCAGACCCAAAGCAGGAGTTTAGATAATTGTCAATGAAGACATCCATGTCGGCATCTTCCATAACCACGAGCATGTTCTTCGCGCCGCCAAGCAACATGGATCGCTTGGCACCACGAGCGCAGCCAGCGGCCATTTTTTTGGCTGTGGGCGTGGAGCCGACTAGACAAACGCCGGCAATCCTGGGATCCTCATACCAAGTCTCGGCAATTTCACGATGCCCGTGGATGACATTGACCACACCGGGGGGCAATCCGATCTCCTGAAAAATGTCGCACATCATTTGCATGAAGTACGGGGACTGCGTTGAAGGTTTGAAAACAAAGGTGTTGCCAGCCACAATGGCATAGGGAATGAACCAGCCAAATACCAAGGCTGGGAAGTTAAAAGGAGCTACTCCGGCAAAAACGCCCAGTGACTGCCTTACGACCTTGACATTGATGTTGCCGGAGATCAGATCCAGACATTCACCCTGCATCGTTACCGTGGCAGAACAGGCTGACTCCACAATTTCAATGACGCGTTGAACCTCACCCCGGGCTTCACCGATCTGTTTGGCCTGGTCATAGGCAATACCCCAAGCCAGCTTTTCCAGATCACGGGTCATGCAGGCGTGAATCTTGTACAGATAGGCAATCCTCTTAGCGATCGGCATCAGGCTCCAGGTTTCATAGGCCCTTGCGGCAGCGGTGGTGGCCTCATCGGCGGTCTTTAGACAGGAAATGGGCACCGAACCGATTTTTTCGCCTGTAGAAGGGTTGTAGAGCGGATCATTATTCTCCTCAGGACCGCCCCATTTACCGTTGATAAAATTTTTGATTTCGAGTCGTTCCATGTTTTGCTCCTCAATTGTTTTGGTTATCGGCTTTGTATTGCCAAAAACAGGCGTAGCAATGGTAACGAGGATTACCTTTGCTTAACACAACAAAAAAGCGAAACTTCTGCTGCGTTCTACGCCTGATAGATCGTGCACTCGCCTGAGATGTTCGGCAAAACTTTAATAGGAGCTCTAGAAGTTCATAAGGAACTGCAAGGGGATCGTTAGAAAGTATAACAAAATCGAAAAAATAGCAGAGGACACGGGTACCAGCAACCGTGTCAAGCTCTGTACCCTTTGCGTTGATGGTATAGATTTTCACTGTGCTCAAAGGTGCAAGCCGCTGGTACAACCCAGATACGCGATCTGCGGCCGTTGTCCTGCGGTTTAACGCTGTATGGATGGAATCAATTGCATTGACCGGCCGCACAGGCGAATCCATGTGCAACGTAAAGGGGATTACCCAAGCGGAGGCATGGGCCGCAGGGACCAAGCTGTGAAGCCCGTCACTCGCCGATAAAAATATTAACATGCCGTCCGCCTTAAACATAAACATGCTACCCAGCACTATTGGCCTTGCCTCCCAAGGTCATTTAACAGCCCGTTGAGAAGTCGTAGAAACCACAGGTAAGTAAAACCTTGTAAGCCGGAACGCAACTCATTGATTGTACGTTACTTAAAATCGAAACACCTGTAGTGCGTACCTGAAAAGTTTTTTAACGGATTTGTAAGGGTAGTTTTTAACGGATTTGTAAGGGTAGCATTAATTTTACAGGAGTCACTTCAAAGAACATGCCATGCCGAAAAAACAATAAAAACGAAATAATATCCTAAGGCTTACGAGGCAATTGCAAATCTATCCCAAATCTATCCCGCTACTCTTGTCTTTTTTTAAGACACTTATGCTTGATTGAATACATTTTCTCTGAAATAATGTAATATTTTTATGACAGTTGTGATTTTGAGGCTTTTGTATGAATAGTCGACCCTGAAAAACTGTTAAAATGCTCTGTCAGTCACAGGCCTGAAGAGGGTGAATATTGGATTGAGGCACTGCTGTCCCACTAAATTGAGTACATGTCTAACTCTTTGATTTTCATGGGTATTTTCTGTTCGTTCGGTCAAAAGAGCCCGACCAAATCCCGTCGCGCAAACAAGTTGAGTTGCGCAGGCTGCAAAATCTGCAGATTGAATGCCCCAGGCGGCTTCTGAACTTGAGAAACGCCGCTGGGTGATATGCGCACAAAGCGATCCACAACTGCGTTCACACCGCGTTGACACTTGTGCCCACAAAGCTCTTCACTTGGGCAGCGACCCGGGCCGGGGCCTGCATCATGCCCTTCATGCCGGCCTTTTACAGCGGCGAGACCACGCTTGCAGGGCTGATGCGGCACTTCGCGGGCCGACTTCTGGACCAGCTCCACATTCCCCATACGCTCTGCACCCGCTGGCGAAACAACCAATAAGGTCGGGAGATTGCAGGAGATCCCTGCCCCGAAAGGTGCATGCCCTCTTCCCAGAGGGCCGATTGTCCGGGAGATATATAACTTCGCCGCGCCTCAAGGGCCAACAGCGGACTGCCTACCACAGGGCGGAAAAGAGATCCCGCAGGCCGGCAGCCGCGAGAGTGGCAAGCGCAGCGAAGGCCTCCGGCGGAAACGGCCGGCCCTCGGCCGTGGCCTGGATTTCCACCCAGCGGCCATCCTGCGCCATGACAAAGTTCCCATCCACCTCGGCTGCCGAATCCTCGACATATTCCAGATCCAGGACCTGTTGTCCGTCCACAATGCCCGCACTCACTGCGGCCACGGGGAGCAGTTCCGGCAGGGCCGGCAACTGCTCCCGCTCGACCATTCTCACGAGCGCCGCCCGCAGAGCCAGGGCCGCGCCGGTGATGGCCGCGCAGCGGGTACCGCCATCGGCATTCAAAACATCGCAATCCACCCTCAGCGTATGCTCGCCCAAAAGCCGCAAATCCACCATCATGCGCAGCGAGCGGCCAATCAGCCGCTGGATCTCATGGCTGCGGCCGGAAATGCCGCTCACCGCCTCGCGCCGGCCGCGGCTTTTGGTCGCGCGCGGCAGCATGCCGTACTCGGCGGTAATCCAGCCCTGGCCCCGACCCAGAAGAAAGGGGGGCACATGGTCTTCCACCGAAACCGCGCAGAGCACCTGGGTCTGGCCCATGCTCATCAGCACCGATCCCTCGGCATGGGGCTGAAAGCCGTAGCTCACGTTGAAGGGCCGCAGGGCAGCGACAGCCCGATTGTTGGGACGCATGGCGAACTCCAGAAAGGGGGGAAGGATTCAGCCCCGCCGGGAGCCCGGGGCCAGCAACACCACGGTAATGCCGGGATTCTTCCGGTTCAGATCGGCATGGGCTGCCAGAAAGGGACAGCGCCGGAGCAGTTGGCGGCCCCGGCCGGTGCGGCTCTCGAAGTCTTCGCCGAAGATCACGGCTTCGATCCGGCCGATCTGCCGCAAAAAGGACAGGCGCGCCCGCACCGCCTCGCGCCGGCCGCGGCTTTTGGTCGCGCGCGGCAGCATGCCGTACTCGGCGGTAATCCAGCCCTGGCCCCGACCCAGAAGAAAGGGGGGCACATGGTCTTCCACCGAAACCGCGCAGAGCACCTGGGTCTGGCCCATGCTCATCAGCACCGATCCCTCGGCATGGGGCTGAAAGCCGTAGCTCACGTTGAAGGGCCGCAGGGCAGCGACAGCCCGATTGTTGGGACGCATGGCGAACTCCAGAAAGGGGGGAAGGATTCAGCCCCGCCGGGAGCCCGGGGCCAGCAACACCACGGTAATGCCGGGATTCTTCCGGTTCAGATCGGCATGGGCTGCCAGAAAGGGACAGCGCCGGAGCAGTTGGCGGCCCCGGCCGGTGCGGCTCTCGAAGTCTTCGCCGAAGATCACGGCTTCGATCCGGCCGATCTGCCGCAAAAAGGACAGGCGCGCCCGCACCGCCTCGCGAATGGCCCCACCGCGGCCGCTGGAGCCATAGCCGTGAATCAGGGTCAGCACCCTGACGCCCTGGAGCCGGCCGCTGGCAAGCTCCTGATCCAGACGGCTCAGGGCCCGCTCGACCGGCGGCCGGCCCCTCTCCAGATTGACCAGCCGGTGCAGGCGCCCGGGATCGGGCGGCGCTGCGGCCCCCTGCCCGCTTTGCCCGGCGCCGCAGTGCGGGCAGCACATCGCTGTGGCAAACCTGGCGTCGTACTCGTTGCCGCATACCTCGCAGACGTGTTGGCACATAAGCGGAGTCAGGCTCAGCGCCGCCGCAGTTCCACAACTTCGCTCATCTGACGCAGATGCTGCATGATGAGCCCAAGGTGATCCAGATCGCGTACCGAGAGCAGCACATCGATTTCCGCTCCATTCTGCAAGGTGCGGGCGTTCAGCTCCACGATCTCCGCATCGTCCGCGCTGATGGAGCTGCTGATGTTGGCCAGCACGCCCTTCCTGCGCTCGGCCCGGATCAGCAAGGCGGTGTTGTAGTTCTGCTGCAGGGCGGCCGGCCAGGTGACCTCAACCCAGCGGGTCGAACTGGTGGCCAGAAGATTCGGGCATTCGGCCCGGTGAATGGACAGACCGGCCCCGGTGGTGATGAAGCCCACGATCGGATCTCCGGGGATCGGGTGGCAGCAGCGGCTGACCTTCATGGGCATGTCCGGAATGTTATCCAGGGCAACGCTGCCGCTGGTCGGCGCTTCGGCATGGGCGCCGCTCTGCCGGGGCGGCTCCCGCTTTTCCTCGCCATGCCTTTCCCCGCCGGGCGCCGCACAGGCTTCCGGCTGCAGGGCGCGAATGGGCGCAGACAGGGACAGACGCCCGCTGCCGACCTTGATCAGCATGTCGTCCAGATTGCTGCAGTGCAGCGCCTTCAGCAAAAGCCGCAACTGACCGCCCCGCACCAGGGCCTGCAGGCTGACGCCGTTCTTCTTCAACTCGCGCTCGCAGAGTTCCCGGCCCAGCTTGAGGGAACGCTCCTTTTCCACCCTGCGACAGTACTGTCTGATGCGGTTTTTGGCCCTGGCGGTCTGCACGATCTGCAGCCAGGCACGCTTGGGATGCTCGTTTTTCTGGGTCAGAATTTCAACGATATCGCCTTGCTGCAGCCTGTATTTCAACTGCACGATCTGGCCGTTGACCTTGGCGCCCACACAGGTGTCGCCAATATCCGAATGAATGGCATAGGCAAAGTCGATGGGCGTACTCCCACGCGGCAGTTCGCGCACCTCGCCCTTGGGGGTCACGGCAAAGATATCCGCTTCGTAGAGTTCGCTTTTCAGCGACTCCATGAACTCGTTCGGGTCTTCCACCTCCTGCAGATTGCGCACAATCTGCTTGATGTCCCTGAAAAGCCTGGCGTCGTTCCTGGAAACCTGCTGGCCCTCCTTGTAGGCCCAGTGAGCGGCCACTCCTTCCTGCGCCACCCGGTCCATCTCTTCGGTACGGATCTGGATCTCGATGAAGTGATTGTGCGGACCGGAGACCGTGGTGTGCAGACTCTGGTAGTTGTTCGCCTTGGGAACGCTGATGAAATCCTTGATGCGGCCCGGCACCGGCGGCCAGTCGGCATGGATGACGCCCAGGGCCTGATAGCATTCCCTGACCGTGCGCACAATGATGCGGAAGGCGACCTTGTCGTAGACCTTGTCCACGGTGATCTTCTGGGCGATCAGTTTTTTGTAGATGGAATACAGGTGCTTGGGCCGGCCGGTGATGCGCACCGGCTCCACCCTGCCGGCCTTGAGCTTGCCGTGGAGAATGCCAATGACCTCGTCCACATAGGCCTGCCGTTCGTCCAGGGTACTGTCCATCTGGCGGGAGAGCCTGGCATAGTCCTCGGGATAGAGGTAGGAAAAGGAGGAATCCTCCAGTTCGCGTTTCAGCCACTCGATGCCGATGCGCGCGGCCAGGGGCGCGTAGAGATCCATGGTCTCCCTGGCCTTGTAGCGGCGTTCCGCCTCGGCCGCGGCGGAGAGCATGCTCATGTCCTGCAAACGGTCGGCCAGACGAACCAGGAGCACCCGGATATCCGAGCCCATGGCCAGGATATACTTGCGGATATTTTCCACCTGCCCGACCGCGGCCGCGGTGTAGCGCACGTTGGTGATGCGGGTGGTGCCATCGACGATATTGGCGATCTCGGGGCCAAAGATTTCCTGGATTTCCGCCAGGCTGGCCACAGCCTCGTTGATGGTGCCGTGGAGGAGGC
This region includes:
- the rph gene encoding ribonuclease PH — its product is MRPNNRAVAALRPFNVSYGFQPHAEGSVLMSMGQTQVLCAVSVEDHVPPFLLGRGQGWITAEYGMLPRATKSRGRREAVSGISGRSHEIQRLIGRSLRMMVDLRLLGEHTLRVDCDVLNADGGTRCAAITGAALALRAALVRMVEREQLPALPELLPVAAVSAGIVDGQQVLDLEYVEDSAAEVDGNFVMAQDGRWVEIQATAEGRPFPPEAFAALATLAAAGLRDLFSALW
- a CDS encoding aldehyde dehydrogenase family protein, whose product is MERLEIKNFINGKWGGPEENNDPLYNPSTGEKIGSVPISCLKTADEATTAAARAYETWSLMPIAKRIAYLYKIHACMTRDLEKLAWGIAYDQAKQIGEARGEVQRVIEIVESACSATVTMQGECLDLISGNINVKVVRQSLGVFAGVAPFNFPALVFGWFIPYAIVAGNTFVFKPSTQSPYFMQMMCDIFQEIGLPPGVVNVIHGHREIAETWYEDPRIAGVCLVGSTPTAKKMAAGCARGAKRSMLLGGAKNMLVVMEDADMDVFIDNYLNSCFGSAGQRCLAGSIVAIVPEIYEQVLERMIAASKTVRVGDALDPDVYMGPLISRKAADSVINYVDIALKYGHGCKLALDGRHPELPEKNKNGYFVGPTIIRDITPCNPIFTTEVFGPLVAVIKIANMDDALDLIRKSEFGNGACIFTQSQFYAEKFSRMADVGMVGVNVGICAPHPYVPFGGIKGSLLGTNKVQGKNGLEFFTQNKVTTIRTVDPKAQSAGATKPQTVRSCVAS
- a CDS encoding helix-turn-helix domain-containing protein; its protein translation is MGLSCRKIATYLGRSHTSVCRELRRNSFPKVATPTRQQSAAPRKDVQCRGYGRKPQRACQKQKGRPHPMTESAFDAFRRGPVSWRRRSEPSGVL
- a CDS encoding RelA/SpoT family protein; its protein translation is MASVPDTNLTLDQFYSLAAGHLPAKDLPLVEKACAFVRERHGDKPYKYGGTFLQHVTAVAAILVSMKMDMATIVGGLLHGTINEAVASLAEIQEIFGPEIANIVDGTTRITNVRYTAAAVGQVENIRKYILAMGSDIRVLLVRLADRLQDMSMLSAAAEAERRYKARETMDLYAPLAARIGIEWLKRELEDSSFSYLYPEDYARLSRQMDSTLDERQAYVDEVIGILHGKLKAGRVEPVRITGRPKHLYSIYKKLIAQKITVDKVYDKVAFRIIVRTVRECYQALGVIHADWPPVPGRIKDFISVPKANNYQSLHTTVSGPHNHFIEIQIRTEEMDRVAQEGVAAHWAYKEGQQVSRNDARLFRDIKQIVRNLQEVEDPNEFMESLKSELYEADIFAVTPKGEVRELPRGSTPIDFAYAIHSDIGDTCVGAKVNGQIVQLKYRLQQGDIVEILTQKNEHPKRAWLQIVQTARAKNRIRQYCRRVEKERSLKLGRELCERELKKNGVSLQALVRGGQLRLLLKALHCSNLDDMLIKVGSGRLSLSAPIRALQPEACAAPGGERHGEEKREPPRQSGAHAEAPTSGSVALDNIPDMPMKVSRCCHPIPGDPIVGFITTGAGLSIHRAECPNLLATSSTRWVEVTWPAALQQNYNTALLIRAERRKGVLANISSSISADDAEIVELNARTLQNGAEIDVLLSVRDLDHLGLIMQHLRQMSEVVELRRR